A genomic stretch from Bacillus sp. E(2018) includes:
- the kdpDN gene encoding KdpD-like non-kinase potassium sensor (KdpDN resembles contains the N-terminal sensor region of KdpD but lacks the C-terminal histidine kinase region.): MFPEYRRKTPEEILRELEQLKRGKLKVYIGSAPGVGKTYRMLQEAHELKAEGIDVLVGLVETHNRKETSDLIQDLEIVPKKKVLYKGRLLEEMDTHAIIKRNPDVVLVDELAHTNVPTSENEKRYMDVEKILQSGINVISAVNIQHLESLHDIVEQITGIKVRERIPDHVLHEMANEVILVDVTPEILRKRLSEGKIYDRSKIEQALINFFTDSNLGALRELSLREVADDIDERIGKTRMQNGLQSPTGVHEKIMVCVQYGGNAEKLIRRGWRIATRLKTDLLILHVTNEASMNRSQEDRMKIQNWKKLAKQFNATFIVEQTDKRTISETIRDIAVEHGITQIILGQSARSRWEEITKGSIVNNIMRIATGIDIHIVADQKEN, translated from the coding sequence TTGTTTCCAGAATATAGACGCAAAACACCTGAAGAAATTTTACGAGAATTAGAACAGTTAAAAAGAGGAAAGTTGAAAGTTTACATTGGATCTGCTCCGGGAGTGGGGAAAACATATCGAATGCTTCAAGAAGCTCATGAACTGAAAGCAGAGGGGATTGATGTACTCGTTGGTCTTGTTGAAACACATAATAGAAAAGAAACGAGTGATCTAATTCAAGATTTAGAGATTGTACCGAAAAAGAAAGTTTTATATAAAGGTAGATTGCTAGAAGAGATGGATACACATGCGATTATTAAACGAAATCCTGATGTAGTACTTGTCGATGAACTAGCCCATACGAATGTTCCAACTTCAGAGAACGAAAAAAGATACATGGATGTTGAGAAAATTTTGCAGTCGGGTATTAATGTTATTTCCGCTGTAAACATTCAACACTTAGAAAGCTTGCATGATATTGTTGAGCAGATCACGGGTATAAAAGTAAGAGAACGGATCCCTGATCACGTTCTTCATGAAATGGCAAATGAAGTAATACTTGTAGATGTTACCCCAGAGATTCTTCGTAAAAGATTATCTGAAGGGAAAATTTATGACAGAAGTAAAATTGAGCAGGCTCTTATAAACTTTTTTACAGATAGCAATCTTGGTGCATTAAGAGAATTATCATTGCGAGAGGTCGCTGATGATATTGATGAAAGAATCGGCAAAACTAGGATGCAAAACGGTCTTCAGAGTCCTACGGGCGTACATGAAAAAATCATGGTATGTGTTCAATATGGTGGAAATGCTGAAAAATTAATTCGAAGAGGCTGGAGAATTGCGACTAGGCTCAAGACAGATTTACTGATCCTTCATGTTACAAACGAAGCATCGATGAACCGCTCACAGGAAGATCGAATGAAGATTCAAAATTGGAAAAAGCTAGCTAAACAATTCAATGCGACATTTATTGTGGAACAAACCGACAAACGAACGATTTCAGAGACCATTCGTGATATTGCCGTTGAACATGGAATAACTCAGATCATCTTAGGTCAATCTGCAAGAAGTCGATGGGAAGAGATTACAAAAGGATCAATTGTAAATAATATTATGAGGATTGCAACAGGTATTGATATTCATATTGTTGCAGATCAAAAAGAGAATTAG
- a CDS encoding response regulator transcription factor has protein sequence MKSILLVEDEVTISRVLSVYLKHENFDVVQAFDGKTALKQFNENSFNLVLLDVMLPDQDGWSILEMIRQTSSCPVIMLTALGDIDYRLKGLNQGADDYITKPFIGEEVIARVQAVLRRSTNVLETENTKQYGSLSINFDSHSVKINGEPIVLTPKDTALLLFLATRPNRTFTRDNLIEQIWGLDYYGSERAVDLSIKRIRQALSAWPNKQGEIRTLRGLGYQFCVYE, from the coding sequence ATGAAAAGTATTTTGCTAGTAGAAGACGAAGTAACTATATCGAGAGTATTGAGTGTCTATTTAAAACACGAAAACTTTGATGTTGTTCAAGCATTTGACGGTAAGACCGCACTTAAGCAGTTTAATGAAAATTCCTTTAACCTTGTACTGCTTGATGTGATGCTTCCCGATCAGGATGGATGGTCCATTCTAGAAATGATTCGTCAAACCAGCTCTTGTCCTGTTATCATGCTCACAGCTCTTGGTGACATTGATTACCGCTTAAAAGGTTTAAATCAAGGAGCAGATGATTACATAACAAAGCCTTTTATTGGTGAAGAAGTTATTGCGAGAGTCCAAGCCGTTCTTCGTCGATCTACAAATGTACTAGAAACCGAGAACACTAAACAATATGGAAGTTTGAGTATTAATTTTGATTCTCATTCTGTAAAAATAAACGGTGAGCCTATCGTTCTAACGCCTAAGGATACTGCATTATTGCTCTTCCTAGCAACTCGGCCAAACCGTACATTCACAAGAGATAACTTGATTGAACAAATATGGGGATTAGATTATTATGGCAGCGAACGAGCTGTAGATCTATCCATTAAAAGAATTCGTCAAGCTCTTTCTGCATGGCCAAACAAACAGGGAGAAATCCGTACACTTAGAGGATTGGGGTATCAGTTCTGTGTTTACGAATAG
- a CDS encoding ABC transporter ATP-binding protein gives MESVIQVANVSKNYRSHQVLKDIDLTVKKNEIYGLLGPSGAGKTTLVKMIAGIEIPTTGSISVLDSSMPNLNIMKQIGFMAQSDALYGELSGRENLEFFSSIYGLKGQKQQERIHLVSELVNLSNFLQKTVDQYSGGMKRRLSLAAALLHEPQILILDEPTVGIDPLLRQSIWDELYKLSRNGTTILVTTHVMDEAEKCGQLGMLRDGKLIASGTPQELKEFTSSSSIEDAFLYFGGVHHEN, from the coding sequence ATGGAATCTGTTATTCAAGTAGCAAATGTTTCTAAGAATTATCGGTCTCATCAAGTATTGAAGGACATTGACCTAACCGTGAAAAAAAATGAAATCTATGGATTGTTGGGTCCTTCAGGAGCTGGAAAAACAACATTGGTTAAGATGATCGCGGGAATTGAGATTCCCACAACTGGCAGTATAAGTGTTCTTGATTCATCAATGCCTAATCTTAATATCATGAAGCAAATTGGGTTTATGGCTCAATCTGACGCGCTTTACGGAGAATTAAGTGGAAGAGAAAACCTTGAATTCTTCTCATCAATTTATGGTCTAAAAGGACAAAAACAACAAGAAAGGATTCATCTGGTTTCTGAACTTGTGAACCTTTCAAATTTTCTACAAAAAACAGTAGATCAATATTCTGGCGGCATGAAACGAAGGCTATCTTTAGCTGCTGCACTTTTGCATGAACCACAGATCCTAATTCTTGATGAACCTACTGTAGGTATTGATCCCTTGCTCCGGCAATCTATTTGGGATGAATTGTATAAGTTAAGTAGGAACGGAACAACGATCCTAGTTACCACTCATGTAATGGATGAAGCGGAAAAATGCGGTCAGCTGGGAATGCTTCGTGATGGAAAGCTAATTGCCTCTGGAACACCACAAGAATTAAAAGAATTTACATCAAGTAGTTCAATTGAAGACGCATTTCTCTATTTTGGAGGTGTTCATCATGAGAATTAA
- a CDS encoding acyl-CoA dehydrogenase family protein: protein MDYLYETYIKTKKQREWFDRMDTLASGFAKRADTYDQKSEFPFENVKELKEAGYLSLTIPAEFGGEGLSLYEFVLLQEKIATGDAATALCLGWHLGCFLELAEERTWDEHTFKMLCEKVVKDGVIVNRAATEPATGSPTRGGMPQTTAVQKGDQWIINGRKTFTSMAPALDYAIVSAQIGDTGKKGNFMISMKSEGVGIEETWDTVAMRGTRSDDLILKNVKVNNNALVEQDRGKSEFPKAWLLHIPACYMGVAVAARNEAVDFAKTYKPNSLPGPIGEVPEVQRKVGEMELELLHAREVLYSVARRWVNEPHFRMKMGPELMAVKHIVTNAAARVVDLAMRIVGARSLAMSSPLQRHYRDVRAGLHNPPMDDMVISTLAKRALE from the coding sequence GTGGATTATCTATATGAGACGTATATAAAAACAAAAAAACAGCGAGAATGGTTCGATAGAATGGATACGCTAGCAAGTGGATTTGCCAAAAGAGCGGATACATATGACCAAAAAAGTGAATTTCCATTTGAAAATGTAAAAGAGTTAAAAGAAGCGGGGTACCTATCATTAACCATTCCAGCCGAGTTTGGTGGAGAAGGATTAAGTTTGTACGAGTTTGTTCTATTACAAGAGAAAATTGCGACTGGTGATGCAGCTACTGCTTTGTGTCTCGGATGGCACCTTGGCTGTTTTTTAGAACTCGCAGAAGAACGAACTTGGGATGAACATACGTTTAAGATGCTTTGTGAAAAAGTAGTGAAAGATGGAGTGATAGTAAATAGGGCAGCGACCGAGCCAGCAACAGGAAGTCCCACGCGAGGAGGAATGCCGCAAACAACCGCAGTGCAAAAGGGGGACCAGTGGATCATTAATGGTAGAAAAACCTTCACATCTATGGCACCTGCACTTGATTATGCTATTGTTTCAGCACAGATCGGAGATACAGGTAAGAAAGGGAATTTCATGATCTCTATGAAATCCGAAGGTGTGGGGATTGAAGAAACGTGGGACACAGTAGCGATGCGTGGAACCCGAAGTGATGATCTTATCTTGAAGAATGTAAAAGTGAATAACAATGCTCTAGTCGAACAAGATCGAGGCAAGAGCGAATTTCCAAAAGCGTGGCTACTGCATATACCAGCGTGTTATATGGGTGTCGCCGTTGCAGCACGCAACGAAGCTGTAGATTTTGCAAAGACATATAAACCTAATAGTCTTCCAGGACCGATTGGAGAAGTGCCGGAAGTGCAAAGAAAAGTTGGAGAGATGGAGTTAGAGCTCTTACATGCAAGAGAAGTATTGTACAGTGTTGCACGCAGATGGGTAAACGAACCTCATTTTAGAATGAAAATGGGTCCAGAATTAATGGCTGTAAAACATATCGTAACAAATGCAGCAGCTAGAGTGGTTGATCTAGCTATGAGGATAGTTGGTGCAAGAAGTTTAGCTATGTCTAGCCCATTACAAAGACATTATCGTGATGTTCGAGCAGGACTTCATAACCCTCCGATGGATGATATGGTTATTAGTACGCTAGCAAAAAGAGCACTAGAATAA
- a CDS encoding CBS domain-containing protein, with protein MNIAFFLLPKSEVVCIHAASTVRQTLEKMEHHRYTAVPVIDENGRYIKTITEGDLLWKIKNTEGLTFQTSNHHYIRDMKVNRDYQPVHIDAEMEDLMLLVEVQNFVPVVDDNEVFIGIIRRMDIIQYLRKKTT; from the coding sequence ATGAATATAGCATTTTTTCTTTTACCAAAAAGTGAAGTCGTTTGTATACATGCTGCCTCAACAGTCAGGCAAACTCTTGAAAAGATGGAACACCACCGATACACAGCAGTCCCTGTAATCGATGAGAATGGACGATATATTAAAACAATAACAGAAGGTGATTTGTTATGGAAAATTAAGAATACAGAAGGGCTTACTTTTCAAACGAGCAATCACCATTATATTAGAGATATGAAAGTGAATAGAGATTATCAGCCTGTTCATATAGATGCTGAGATGGAAGACTTAATGTTACTGGTTGAAGTACAAAATTTTGTTCCTGTAGTTGATGACAACGAGGTATTTATCGGCATTATTCGTAGAATGGATATTATTCAGTACTTAAGAAAAAAGACAACGTAA
- a CDS encoding DUF4395 domain-containing protein, producing MSHSSISIPRPLVRTNQWFIFLSTLATWLSGQSWFLLLPLVAGLLGMFFEYNPVMKAAKLFLSKKPSEYIPEDKDQQQFNQMIAISLLTVGFISYTLGWGTLAWIATIMVATASFVAILGFCIGCFIRFRWQQYRYKRTQDSN from the coding sequence ATGTCTCACTCTTCGATTTCCATTCCAAGACCTTTAGTTCGAACAAATCAGTGGTTCATTTTTTTATCTACTCTAGCTACCTGGCTATCTGGTCAATCATGGTTCTTATTACTTCCATTAGTTGCTGGTCTTCTAGGTATGTTTTTTGAATACAATCCTGTTATGAAAGCTGCTAAATTATTCTTAAGTAAGAAACCTTCTGAATACATTCCAGAGGATAAGGACCAACAGCAGTTTAATCAGATGATTGCGATCTCGCTTCTTACAGTGGGTTTCATAAGTTATACATTAGGCTGGGGTACACTAGCATGGATTGCTACTATTATGGTTGCAACAGCTTCTTTTGTAGCAATACTCGGCTTTTGTATCGGATGCTTTATTAGGTTCAGATGGCAGCAATATCGTTATAAGAGAACTCAAGACTCAAACTAA
- a CDS encoding ABC transporter permease: MRIKALVVRIIRQFIRDKRTLAMMFIAPLLILTLVNLVFSSNDYEPKIGVVSDQKVVDQLKSSNKAFISYQNTSEAHHDLADEKLDAVLEVTFPSPTITLEGSNPTANKASITKIEKALKSLPTQDTEKTKNTPEINYLHGSADMETFDYIGPFLIGFFIFFFVFLISGVSFLRERTTGTLERLLATPMRRWEMVVGYVLGFGIFTILQSAIIVSFAIYVLNIMMVGSIWLVILITLMLAITALSLGTLLSAFATNELQMIQFIPLVVVPQVFFSGLFTIETMAEWLQPLSYIMPLTYGGEAIRDVMIQGDGWSDIYGNVLVLLGFSLLFMILNVLALKKHRRL, from the coding sequence ATGAGAATTAAAGCTCTAGTGGTCCGGATCATCAGACAATTCATACGAGACAAACGCACACTTGCCATGATGTTTATTGCCCCTCTTCTTATCTTAACGCTTGTGAACTTGGTTTTTTCGAGCAATGACTATGAACCTAAGATCGGGGTTGTAAGTGATCAAAAAGTTGTAGACCAACTGAAATCATCAAATAAAGCTTTCATCTCTTATCAAAATACGTCCGAAGCTCATCATGATTTAGCAGATGAGAAACTTGATGCTGTTCTTGAAGTCACATTTCCTTCTCCTACTATTACACTTGAAGGAAGTAATCCAACAGCAAATAAGGCTTCAATCACAAAGATTGAAAAAGCCTTGAAATCACTTCCAACTCAAGACACTGAAAAAACAAAAAACACCCCAGAAATCAACTATTTGCATGGGTCTGCTGATATGGAAACTTTTGACTATATCGGCCCCTTCTTAATCGGATTTTTTATTTTCTTTTTCGTTTTCTTAATTTCAGGGGTATCATTTTTACGTGAAAGAACAACGGGAACACTTGAGCGGCTGCTCGCTACGCCGATGCGTCGATGGGAGATGGTAGTCGGATATGTATTAGGCTTTGGGATCTTTACCATTTTACAATCGGCCATCATTGTTTCGTTTGCGATCTATGTTCTTAATATCATGATGGTTGGTTCAATATGGTTAGTAATTTTAATTACACTCATGCTCGCGATAACCGCACTTTCACTTGGAACTTTGCTTTCAGCTTTTGCAACCAATGAGTTACAGATGATACAGTTCATCCCGCTAGTCGTGGTACCGCAAGTGTTTTTCTCTGGCTTGTTTACCATTGAAACAATGGCAGAATGGCTTCAGCCTTTGAGCTATATTATGCCATTAACATACGGAGGAGAAGCGATTCGAGATGTTATGATTCAAGGCGATGGGTGGAGTGATATTTACGGAAACGTGCTCGTGCTTCTTGGTTTCTCCCTTTTATTTATGATACTAAACGTACTCGCTTTGAAAAAACACCGTAGACTATAA
- a CDS encoding ATP-binding protein encodes MFTNSEKRSTLLKYWTARYVLTLFIGLLIIGLCSVWWIRHTTLENRLTIMEYLAAETVDRIESGDRENDLGRINRKLDDRAQILQMDNPPELFITDLNGNILNLKSIRRRPEPNEQTHLAISSVPDKIIKSKDAVKKYKLGKTPVYAVKKPLMYAGKQAGWVIVMQTASDLTDVNQEYRLPIFLLISLGLLGWLIIYILLKKILKPIQDVAHAATQIKDGNYDIHIATDVKEQEIFDLLSSFEQMSSKLKHLEKLRAELLAGVTHDLKTPVTSISGLIQAVKDGIVTGEEKDEFLQITMKEINRLQRMIEDLLDYNSLSAGAFTMRSETCNMNELIRDIVHQWRMTSKKEVRCHVKVPESPIYREVDPLRLQQIIINLLNNAYHALGDEKVISVILDEKTIEVTDTGSGIPENEQPYIFERFFRGEKKKLKIRGLGLGLPFSKMLAKALGADLVLKKSSPSGSTFLIEWKK; translated from the coding sequence GTGTTTACGAATAGTGAGAAAAGATCAACATTATTAAAATACTGGACGGCTCGTTATGTACTTACCCTCTTTATCGGCCTTCTTATTATAGGATTATGTTCAGTATGGTGGATTAGACATACTACACTTGAGAACCGTTTAACCATTATGGAATATCTGGCTGCGGAAACAGTTGATCGAATCGAATCTGGAGACAGAGAGAATGACTTAGGTCGTATTAACAGAAAACTTGATGATCGCGCTCAAATTCTACAGATGGATAACCCGCCAGAACTATTTATCACAGACTTGAATGGTAACATTCTTAATCTAAAGTCTATACGAAGAAGGCCAGAACCAAATGAACAAACTCATTTAGCCATTTCTTCTGTACCGGACAAAATTATAAAAAGCAAGGATGCTGTAAAAAAATACAAGTTGGGTAAAACACCTGTTTATGCAGTCAAGAAACCATTAATGTATGCAGGGAAACAGGCAGGGTGGGTGATTGTCATGCAGACAGCTTCAGATTTGACAGATGTCAATCAAGAGTATCGTCTTCCTATTTTTCTATTAATCAGTCTAGGGCTATTAGGTTGGCTAATCATCTATATTCTGTTAAAAAAGATTCTAAAACCCATACAAGATGTTGCTCACGCTGCTACACAAATTAAAGATGGAAACTATGATATTCACATAGCAACAGATGTTAAAGAACAAGAAATTTTTGATCTTTTATCTTCATTTGAACAAATGAGCTCAAAGCTAAAACATCTGGAAAAACTTCGTGCAGAGTTGCTTGCCGGAGTGACACATGATTTAAAAACACCCGTCACATCCATTAGTGGACTCATACAAGCCGTTAAAGACGGCATTGTTACAGGAGAAGAAAAAGATGAATTCCTTCAGATTACAATGAAAGAAATAAATAGATTACAAAGGATGATCGAGGATTTATTAGATTATAACTCTCTCTCCGCCGGGGCATTTACGATGCGGAGTGAAACATGTAACATGAATGAACTTATCCGGGATATCGTACATCAGTGGAGAATGACCAGTAAAAAAGAAGTCAGGTGTCATGTTAAAGTGCCAGAGAGCCCAATATATAGAGAGGTCGATCCACTTCGTTTGCAACAAATCATCATTAACCTCTTAAATAATGCTTATCACGCCTTAGGAGATGAAAAAGTGATTTCAGTTATCCTAGATGAAAAAACCATTGAAGTGACAGATACCGGTTCAGGTATTCCTGAAAATGAACAGCCTTATATTTTCGAACGGTTTTTTCGTGGTGAAAAGAAAAAGTTGAAAATTCGGGGTCTTGGTCTGGGGCTACCCTTTAGTAAAATGCTAGCAAAAGCATTAGGTGCAGATCTCGTTCTTAAGAAAAGTTCCCCAAGTGGAAGCACTTTTTTAATTGAATGGAAAAAATAA
- a CDS encoding VOC family protein, with amino-acid sequence MIEKLICVGTTYAPVTDVDNSAKWYTEKLGATISYGDDEKAILNLADQSFFLVRSLEGETSNFTDYKGNKRFSLTFEVDGLEELYTLHTEFKEQGIPTGDIEDREHTGKNFVFSDPEGNLFDVWSVLSPRFKALQKESFSEIER; translated from the coding sequence TTGATTGAAAAGTTAATTTGTGTTGGTACGACTTATGCGCCTGTTACGGATGTAGACAATTCTGCTAAATGGTACACAGAAAAGCTTGGAGCAACGATAAGTTATGGTGATGACGAAAAAGCCATTCTTAATCTAGCAGACCAAAGTTTTTTTCTTGTGCGATCATTAGAAGGTGAGACATCAAATTTTACTGACTATAAAGGAAACAAAAGGTTTTCTTTAACGTTTGAAGTAGACGGCTTGGAAGAATTGTATACGTTGCACACTGAATTTAAAGAGCAGGGCATTCCAACAGGAGATATTGAAGATCGTGAACATACTGGTAAGAATTTTGTCTTCTCTGATCCAGAAGGAAATCTTTTTGATGTTTGGAGTGTTCTGAGTCCGAGATTTAAAGCTTTACAAAAAGAATCTTTTTCAGAGATTGAAAGATGA
- a CDS encoding TetR/AcrR family transcriptional regulator — MSNSEWINDLINDHDVPTMSDKQRKILEAAIDTFSEKGYAASSTSEIAKKAGVAEGTIFRHFKTKKELLLAIVTPTVAKFVAPFFIKSFTKEVFENEYEHYEDFIRVVAKNRLEFVRKQFPVLKIFIQEIAFHDELREPFQKLFTEHVYQKFKKIIEHFQEKGEIVSLPPETIMRMTASSIIGYILPRFLLFSDKEWDDEKEIDQIVAFIMYGLTGKQ, encoded by the coding sequence ATGTCCAATTCAGAGTGGATCAACGACCTAATTAACGATCACGATGTCCCAACGATGAGCGATAAACAACGAAAAATCTTAGAAGCAGCCATCGATACATTCTCAGAAAAGGGATATGCCGCTTCTTCTACGAGTGAGATCGCAAAAAAAGCTGGAGTTGCTGAAGGCACGATTTTTCGTCATTTTAAAACGAAGAAAGAGCTGTTGCTTGCTATTGTTACACCAACAGTAGCAAAATTTGTAGCTCCCTTCTTCATCAAGTCCTTCACTAAAGAGGTATTTGAAAACGAATATGAACACTATGAAGATTTTATAAGAGTCGTTGCTAAAAACAGACTAGAATTCGTTCGAAAACAATTTCCAGTCTTAAAAATATTCATTCAAGAGATCGCTTTTCACGACGAATTACGTGAACCGTTTCAAAAACTTTTCACTGAACATGTATATCAAAAATTCAAGAAGATCATAGAGCATTTCCAAGAAAAAGGAGAGATTGTTTCTCTTCCTCCAGAAACGATTATGCGTATGACAGCATCTAGTATCATAGGCTATATCTTGCCCCGTTTTCTTCTTTTTTCGGATAAGGAATGGGATGACGAAAAAGAAATTGATCAGATCGTAGCTTTTATCATGTATGGTCTTACAGGAAAACAATAA
- a CDS encoding glyoxalase superfamily protein codes for MKEYQFKNTIPVLRIFDEHKAREFYIDFLGFSIDWEHRYEEDFPIYIQVSLGECLLHLSEHHGDSSPGIKLRIHVEGIQAYHQFLAEKNYKFARPGLEEAHGFKEVRVGDPFGNEFCFVEKIESL; via the coding sequence ATGAAAGAATATCAATTTAAGAATACAATCCCTGTCCTTCGAATATTTGATGAACATAAGGCAAGAGAATTCTACATAGACTTTCTTGGTTTTTCGATCGATTGGGAACATCGATACGAAGAAGATTTCCCAATTTATATCCAGGTTTCACTTGGAGAATGCTTATTACATCTGTCTGAGCATCATGGTGATTCGAGTCCTGGAATTAAACTAAGGATACACGTTGAAGGAATCCAAGCCTATCATCAGTTCTTGGCTGAAAAAAACTATAAATTTGCTAGACCAGGACTTGAAGAGGCCCATGGCTTTAAAGAAGTTAGAGTTGGTGATCCGTTCGGAAACGAATTTTGTTTTGTAGAAAAAATCGAATCTCTATAG
- the kdpC gene encoding potassium-transporting ATPase subunit KdpC, translating to MSVFKIIRLSLLLIVLCGIVYPVAMTGLAQTIFPSQADGSLVKNSDGRVVGSELIGQNFKSPQYFQGRVSSIENNGAATGSNNYAPSNEDMLKRTEDSIKVLKKENPELDKKDIPLDLITNSGSGLDPHISVRAAKFQAERVSEETGIKKTELLAMINDSTTNRSLGIFGEPHVNVLELNMKVQDVME from the coding sequence ATGAGTGTGTTTAAAATAATTAGATTGTCACTATTATTGATCGTATTATGCGGTATCGTCTACCCGGTTGCTATGACAGGGCTAGCACAGACGATCTTTCCGTCACAAGCTGATGGAAGTCTTGTGAAAAATAGCGATGGGAGGGTTGTTGGTTCAGAATTGATCGGTCAAAACTTTAAGAGTCCACAATATTTCCAAGGTCGAGTTTCTTCTATAGAAAATAACGGAGCTGCTACAGGGTCAAATAACTATGCTCCATCTAATGAAGATATGCTTAAAAGAACAGAGGACTCTATTAAGGTATTGAAAAAAGAAAATCCAGAACTAGATAAAAAAGATATTCCATTAGACCTGATCACAAATTCAGGTTCTGGTCTTGATCCACACATTTCTGTTCGTGCTGCTAAGTTCCAAGCAGAACGTGTGAGTGAAGAAACCGGAATTAAAAAAACAGAATTGCTAGCCATGATTAACGATTCAACAACAAATAGAAGTCTAGGGATTTTCGGAGAACCGCATGTAAACGTTCTAGAATTAAATATGAAAGTTCAGGATGTAATGGAATAG